From the genome of Ptychodera flava strain L36383 chromosome 13, AS_Pfla_20210202, whole genome shotgun sequence:
AGGGGGTAGGGTAACATTTTACAATACAGGTGCGCACGGAATTCCcaggcccaccccctgtaatttctgaaaaCTCTCTACGAGGCGCACAAAGATCCGCAAACAACAAGCTAGCCGATGACATCATCATACCTCGTATGGCCACATGCATTGTGTTAAGGATCTCCAAAATTGACAGTTTACACCTAGTTTGATGACTGTAAATTCGTCATTGCTGACCGGTGAAAATTGTAAACGGCGCAAAATGGGCTCTCGTATTCTGAATTGAAAACTTTTGACCTTGCTCCGGTAATAACAAGATCGGTGAAAGTGAACTGAAGGTTCAAACCAAACTATAGCTGGCAGTACTGTCTCTGTTTTACTTGGTGACTTTACACCATTCATGTTTATGTGTGGCCACTGTATGCATTTGTATGGCTAGAGGACACAAATACAACATTGACGCAAGAGACTAAGATTATAttctttttattatattttaactGTTAGATATACGAAAACAATTATCATCATTCATTCTAGTCAAAATACGATAACTCGAATTCAGTTGTAAAAGTCAAAATCTCAAACGCTTACATTATACATGAATCAAAAGAGATCAAACGAACCTATCTAAATTTTCAGCCTCTGAACTGAGAGTTCAAGGTCTTTACGGCCAACTAATGTAAAGAGATGTCTAAATATTTCTTAAAACGTGCTCTAAACCTAACAAATGCACGCATGCATGTATAGCAATCTTACATAGGTAcgcacgtacgcacgcacgcacgcacagtatatgtatgtatgtatgtatgtatgtatgtatgtatgtatgtatgtatgtatgtatgtatgtatgtatgtatgtatgtatgtatgtatgtatgtatgtatgtatgtatgtatgtatgtatgtatgtatgtatgtatgtatttttccgTCTTTAAAAGGGAGCGGTTCGTCCCGCCTCTGTCTGAGCGTCTTTCCTGTTGATAGACATTGCCCCTGCCCCTTCTAGTAAAAGAGCAAATAAGAAGCAACTTCAGCATTTGATTGTTCACCAGCTTTGTAGCTTTCCAATAATTGAAAGACTTTGTGAAATAAACTTTGGCTGCGTCCCTTCATTTATATGAAACTGCTTCGGTCGTGGTCATTAATTTCATTAAAGCGGCCATTTCTAAAGTTTTGACAGGCGCAAGGGAGGTTGGGACTCCCTTGCTTAGCAAAACTCACGTCATATGAATCCAATACGCACGGCCGCAAACGGGACAACTCCCTCCCTTTAATTGTTAAACGGTTCGTTAATTGGATGACTCAGAAACAGACAATATAGAAAAGACGTATTCTACATCATCTTTCTTTTTGATTGACACATTCTTGCAAAGCAATTTATACATGGAAGATGACATCTGTGACAAACAGTTATCTAGAATTTCTTGAAGTCAACGTTGCCGCCTCTGCCACATACATATTTTGCAATTCGGGGTCATCTGAGGTCTTTTCTTTCGTAGTGCTCTCAGCAGCTCGTTGACGTCTCGACGTGCAAGGTTCCAAAACAAATATCAGCAACCCTCCAAATGTAAGGAGACTTCCGTAGAAATAAAATGTGTAATTGTAATCTTGAGTGACGTCGTAAATGTAACCTGTGAAAAAAGCAAGAAACAAGTCATCTtaggaaaatatttttatgctatatttgaacatgtgttttCCAAACGCAAACAAACGCAGTCGCTGTTACATACTGATACGAAGCTGTGTAATGTTACCAGAAACTGTCGTTTCTTTATTCTTTCTACAAGAACTTTCACTGAATATAGTTTTTCCTTATTACCAGCCAATCAAGCCCTAAATAAGATACCAAAAAGTATGTTTAAACTTgcattaaatttgcattttatccgactttatttatatatattctttCTGAAAAACTTGCATCCTGCTAATTTAGTCGATTTCGGTTTTGCGTTTATTTTCTATGGCTTTAACTGAATTTATCAAGTGAAACACACTACCCTTTTTCTGGTGCACATTATGCTGCTGATCATAGCTTTAGTTATTAATTACTACAACGATAGCAACATTACGACAACGAACACTCTTCATCGGAACATagaaattttaatcaaaaaattatcaataatcGGTTTGAAAACCCCCACACCGTCTGCTGGCTGATTAACTTGAAGTAATGAAAAGACATCTAAGGGAGGGGTCGTCCCGTCTGCGGCTGTGCGGATAGAAACCATACGACGGGTATATTGCTTTGCAGAGTATATTTCTTTGTGCATATCAAAATAATACTCTGTCGAGCCTGGTGACGGCCGCCAAAGCAGCTTCCTATGAACAAAGGGACGCAACCAACGTCGATTTAGTAAAGTCTTGCAGTGATTAGAAAGATACAAAACTGATGAACTATGAATACGCATCAACTGCTGACTTTTCTTCACATTTGCTAAACATTCATCGCCAATTACTAGGAAGAggcaatgtttatcaacaagaaaGTCGCGCAGCCGCAGACGTCGGGACGACCCACTCCGTATATATGAAAAACCCATACGATACCGCATGAAGGTCCTGTATATTCATGTATTGGAATCAGGTGATGAGCTTAAAACACCTTTGtgattaaattttcatatttatattcgtATTTCATGCCGTAATTCAAATGTTGAGAAACTTAAGTCCAACATGGTTTTACAATCGGGATGCAGTTTCGTCAATGATTTTACATGCGTGTAGTAAACTGTCTATAAAACGGTCTGATGTTCAAGAAATGTATCATTATAGCTAACCTCCGCAAGGTGGTCCAACCAATGATCCCAAAGCGACGAACAGTGTTGTTACGCCAACACCGGCTGTCAACAGTTTAGGGCCAAGAATATCTTTGGCAACTTGTGGCATCAGTCCGGAAAAGACGCCGACAGGAATTCCAAGAATGAATGAGTAGGTAATGTAGGAGATGTAGTCCGTTGCTAGCGGGCTGGCCAGGTTACACACTCCAGTAAAACACAGGGCGAACGCGAACACTTTGATGCTTGCGACGTACTTTTTCGTTACATACAGAATCGATGGAATTATGAGTCTTCCGATTATTCCCGCCAAGCCCATAACTGAGACAATCAAGGCAATTTCCGTGCTGCTACCAAGGTTTTTACTCTCCGCTCGTGCGAGCAAATGTACAGGTAGACTGGAATACCCCATTCCAATAGATATGGCGCAGGCAAGTAGAAACAAGACGAAAGTAGggtaatttgtaaatatttccaaATCACAGACGTCTGCAATACGAGTCCAGTGCCTTTTAAGACCTTTAGCTTCAGCGCACTTCTCTTCGGTTGCATCATTTTCCCGAATATTCTGTCGCGGCGCTCTGAACAGGGCGGCTGATATCGCCATCTGCGCATTCAGGGCCGAGAACACTATGATGGCTCCTTGCCAGCCGTATTTGTCGATCAGTGCCTGCAGTAACTGAGGGAAGATGAATATCGCGAGCCCAGCTCCGCTCGCTGCGATCACATTTGCAAGTGCGAATCTTTTCCGTACGAAGAACGGAAGGATACCAATGCATGCAGGTATGATAAGTGCATAACCGAATCCTAGAGGAGTAATGCAGAAAGACAATATCATTGTTGTGTGACAAGGTTACGGCATTTAGTGGAAGAGTCTGAAGCATGTATACGATCGAAAGAATAAGATATTGTTTAAGTGCCATGAATAACGAAACACACCCAGATATACATATAGATAGATTGATGGGTGAATGGATTGACAATTTTCCGCTTTGAGAGATAGTAATTAGAACAAAAGCAATTCGCGAGTACATCTGCATACTGCTTGTCTCGTGACACTGACACGATAAATTAGATGCGATTAGCGAATGCACTTTAAGAAGTAGCGTAAGAGATAGCAACAAACACATCAACAAACACATGCAATTGACAAACATGTCCCTCAATCTATCGTCAATGTGTTTTCGTCCAATGCCAAGATATTGTGTTAAATGACGGGACTTTGCAAATACACATACCTACAACAAGTCCAATACTGAAATAAAGAATTTCGATTCGATCGGCAAATGCACTGACGAAGTAACCAATAGATGAGATTATTGTTCCCAGCAGCACTGTCTTCCGAAAACCAATTTTCTTCACGAAAACATTTGACAATGGTGCTATGTGTATGTACGTGTGCGtgcgtgtttgtgtgtgtgtatatatgtgtttgtatgtgtgtgtgagagagagagagagagagagagagagagagagagagagagagagagagagagagagagagagagagagagagttagttATATTACATCTTTATAATATTAGTTGTTTTGATATACTTGACAGTGCCTAGGGTGTCACACGTCGTATAAAATCTGAACtgaaatgtttgtaaaatatcTGATCGAgaatgaatcatttttatcaatatttgttaTTTGCCTCTGTGCCTTGCAAGGATCGCCATAAAGTCGCCAATCAAGGgtcgaaaacaaacaaacgaagaaAGAACTGAAGAGTAACGCATAATGTAAATAATGTGATGAATGGATGaataaataatgaaacagaCGCATATACGGCATGGGAACAATGCGTAGGATATAAATTATAGTGAGCGTCAAAGATATCATAAAATGTCACAAAGTTTGTTCAACTGTTAAAGCCTGGATATGGTTGCTAGGGAATAGATAAATCTGTCGGGATGGAGATATTTCAATGCCACTTGTGATGATGACAGTAATGATGATATTGATGTTCTTCATCTAAGGagtgacaaattaaatgaagtaAAATGATACTGTAGGCGACAGCTGATGGTAATATGTGTCTTATATAGGTGACAAGTTCGGAGCTCCTTTGTTCAATCCCAAAGGAGGCCAGGTTTTGTTTTTCGGAAATGAAATATAGCCCGACTCAGTATTCACACGTCAATCTCTCGTAAACTCCGACTTCCTCATACCAGCTCCTTTGAAATGTTTCCTCACCATCCGGGGCCCTAACACGCCTTAGCGATTTATTGGTGTATTTCTATTCTGTGCGACAAGCCTTCAAGTGTTATGTCGTGTCCATTGTCAAAGGAGGACCGTTATCTGTAACTCGATAACCTCACACCATTATCAAATGTTTTACAATTGCTACTTTTATTCAGCCCTTAGagcatttttaaaaatagagTGTGCCTCAATTACGATCTCTTTCCCATAACACTGTGAAAAAACGAGATAAACGGAATGATTATCCTAATTATATTTTAGGGTCCGGAATGAAAATGGTGTGGATGCATCATAATACCATTATATCTTACCTAATCCGTTTTCTACAGCTGCGAGAAGTGCAATTATCCATGAAGTTCGGGCTGAGGTCTCCTCGAAATGTCTCTGAATGACAACGAACAGTGGGCCTATGGCTTGGTATGCACCGAATACGAATAGATTGCATATGTGGGCGCCGAGAACGACAAGCCATCCGAGGCACCCACCGTCTTTGCTACGCTCACCTCGCGTGGGAACTTCGGTATCAGCGGCAGTCGCCTCATCTCCTCTCGGCTGCGAACTCGTCATGTTGTAGACAATAAAAAAAGTTATACAGAATGAACACAGCTGCCAGGAATGAGTCGACAACTGTTGAATTCAATCGAAGAAAGGAGGCTTCAAATACATGTGTCCGTCAATTCCGAAATGGACAATACGTAAGTGCTGCCAGGTAAGCATAAAATGGCACGGGAAACACTGATAAGCCCACGTAGGGGTGTTTACTTATTTAAATTGGGTCAAGAGATAGTCTAACCAGGGGTGACAAACACATTGTTTTAAGGTATGTGGAGAGACTATGGGTCCAGGTCAGGCCAAATAAAAGAATATGCGTGTTTCAGGTAAGCCAACCTACCCGATTTAAATCCCTCAGACCCTCAACTTTCATCCCTCTTTAAAAAACTGACGCATGGTTTTGCGAAATATTGTTGGAGTTTCGATAGGTTTcacctcattaaatatgaaaaatatttacaaattcgTTCCCGACCGACCtactatattttatgaaggcatATTGAAGGaaacataaataaatttattttgtccCAAGTGAATTTAACAGGCGGATAAAAATTTTCCccattgtttttttcacttGCATAAAATTTACGCGTGATCAGCAAATGCCGAACACTCGGCACTGTACAATTATTAGTagtggttttatatatatatatatatatatatatatatatatatatatatatatatatatatatatatattatatatatatatatatatatatattatatatacacagGCTATATACAGGCTATATACAGGCTGTATAGAGATaagcatatacatatatacatatatataatatatatatatatatatatatcatatacgGATAAGCCATATACAGAtgagaaatatatatatctctatattttatatatataataatatatatatatatatatatatatatatatatataatatatatatatatatatataaacagattacttcaagtacaaagtaatggaatctattacttaagtttcatgcatctggcaatcctcagatagagtgaaaggattactagctcgacactcttacatatatgattgggacgaaccattctatttgtaggtggtgttaaaattcgataaataatatttgttttggtggcgacattttgaaaccaactcagagcgtttgtttaacggtgtagatttgtcagcattgataatgtgcagcttttctgatatacaaagattacatcgcttgttcatgttagagtggctcaatgctttatcaatgattgaccatgaaatgtcaaagacttggcCCTTatttccatacaaattttgacaactcggtgtcgtttttgtatctctcgttacggaacgatttcatgtgattagtgtagagcgtcttgaaggtgttatcagtgaggccgatataaaccctctctccgttgtcctccgttgatactttggccttgtacaccacgcctttgacttgacagttacccttcaaggggcataCAATCAGCTTGTTGATCCTTACACTATTCTCTTGAGATTACCCTCTTTTTATgagatttgattatacttgccatattcttcatagagctataactcactttaattgtgtttctgttgaaggtcttgtgaagtttagacccctttggaaaatatttgtcaacaagttggagaaatttcctgccgatgttagtttccacgttcttgctgaaagggggattgaaccacgtgatatgacgcttcctgttattgcttctcctcgctgattggttggtcCTGGTGAATTCAATTTGCTCGGTGTAACCGCTTGCCTTTAGCGCCGTATTGTATTGACCTTTATATTTACCAAAGATGCCCTTATCACTAGATATTGTTGagatgcgtttgcttattgcgtcaggtatgtgattaataatgattggcgggtgattagactgcttacggacatacattgtttggtcgttTGGTTTACGATACGGGTAGAACTTGCCGTCGTTCAGATTAAATGTCACATCCAAGAAGTTTGTAATCTTCTGGTTTGTCTCGATCGTGATTTTCAGGCCAATGTCACGAAATATCTTTGtgatttcctttctgatctTATCCGCCTTGCTGAGTACACCAAGCCCGTCATCCCGGTATAAGCCGATATGATTCTTATCATACTTTTTGGCGAGTGTGCCAAGTATATACAGACCCACCAGTTCGCATATTTCAGCACCATCGAAGCTGCCCATCGCCACATCGAATAAATCCTTATTCTCTCTTTTAATCCAGGGTGTTATGTCGTCAAAGAGGAGGGTCTTCCTCGAGTGCATTATGATATCAACCACTTCATCACTCATCAGAAATTGAAGTATATTCTCTCGCAAAATCAAGCGATTTACGCAAGAGATCTTCTGAAATGGATGGATAGAAGTTGACAATGTCAAATGTAATGAATCTACATTTTAATTTACCTCGTATCCCCTTGAACCAGTCAATGACAGCTGATGAATTCCTCCATTGGTTCACACACGTACGTGATCTAATATCATTGTTGATTGTGTCAAGTAATTGTTTACTTACTTTGCCCATCTCGCTTTTGGTCGGGTTAATAAGTCTACATGTTGGATTGTTCATGAAGTTGTCTTTGTGGTGTTTTAAGGTAATGAAGGCCTGGCGCTTAGCGAGTGTGTCCATCCTTTCTGCAATATTGAGTTCACTTGCTATTTCCTTCGCCTCACTATTAATTTCGTTGTAAACGCTGTTGTTCGCTAACttgtatgactttgttatgttgTCACGTAACATCTTCTGATAACAATCAGCACTAACCTTGTAGAAGTTACGTGTCTTGTCGGCAGGGACAAAAATCTTCCCCGATTTCTTGATTTCACGGATGTCAGATTTGAGTTTTCTTTGGAAGCTGTCATTCACCTTCCTGAATTTGATATTATCCACCAAATTTAACACAGCCTCCTCAAAGGGTTTCAACTCCTCGACCTGCGGTGGTTGCTTTCTCGATCTAAATCCATATTTGCCATCAAAACTCCGCTGGTCGTCACTATCATCCTTCTTGTTCTTGTTAATATAAGCCCACCTAATATTTCCAAAAAAGCTATCAACCATCGCAATAAACTGTGTCATGTAGGCTTTGATCGATGGCATTGGTATGCTCTTCATAGAGTAGTCGAAGCTAATTCTCTCCATACTTGATGTAGATCCCAGGCAGACAAGAGTGCTCAACCAATAAAATCAGGAGCCCGtaatatcgaagtatacagatgtcctcgtgggaaattacagtgacaAGACAGCTTCCAAAGAAAACTCAAATCTGACATCCGTGAAATCAAGAAATCGGGGAAGATTTTTGTCCCTGCCGACAAGACACGTAACTTCTACAAGGTTAGTGCTGATTGTTATCAGAAGATGTTACGTGACAAAATATAAAGATTACATCgtttgttcatgttagagtagctcaatgctttatcaatgattgaccatgaaatgtcaaagacttggcccttatttcttaaattccatacaaattttgacaactcggtgtcgtttttgtatctctcgttaccggaacgatttcatgtgattagtgtagcgcgtcttgaaggtgttatcagtgaggccgatataaaccctctctccgttgtcctccgttgatactttggccttgtacaccacgcctttgacttgacagttacccttcaaggggcatgccgacttaaccctgcaattacaatcagctggttggtccttACGCTGTTCTCCGAGTATGCCTATAGTACAGCTGTTTGTATGCCCATCTTCGGCCAAAACATAAACATATCATTTCCACTTTGCTGATTAAAACTGCCTTAATGCGTGCCTTTATTTACTTGCTTAGAAAAGATACTAAAGACAGATACTAAAGTTTATGCAGACCGCAGTGTGCTGACTTCAGAGAATCAAACCTTGTAGCGAACCCCCTCTAATGAGAGATATTTATGGAAAGCCGCCGCGGTAGTTGATACACGTTATTCTAACAGGTGTATTGTTCTTTGCTATCAAATGACGTCATGCGCATATTTCAATTTCCAGCTGACGGGCAACGTGCGCGTTCCGCGTGCAGTATGCCGTACTACAGTGTATACGACAATGCCATTCCGTGTCTTACATGTGTGCGTGTATGGCTATAATAAATCGATCAAAGAGGGaagtttgaaaaacattttttaagatACCGAAGGGAGTTGTACACAAgagtgaaaaatcaagaacGTTGAGAGTAGACTTCGACGTGGAAAAAGGCTTGTCAACCTGTCCGCATCTGATACCATGTTGTTTTGCCCGTCACTTGGTAACAACCATATTGTGGATCGAATGTTCAGGTCACGTGGTTGATAGTAAAGAATTGACTTTACACAGACTGAGACAGTTTTAACTTTACATTCTAATGAAGTAACATTGGTCTACTCTGGCAATAACTGGTGAAATGAATTAAAGTGCTCTATATTCCCTGCAATGTAGGTCTGGTTGATATTCTGCGTGCATGATTGGTTAGTACAGACTGAACAAAACACAGTGCAGTGCAAAAGAAACCAACTTacacaaacatttgaaatttaaagaatGTACTTCAGCGTGTAGCAATAAAATCACGGACAATAGTAACCGCAAACAACGAAGAGCAACCAATAATTCATGTCAGTTTGTGTTGCCACTTCAGCAACGCATAGTTTATCCAGGTCCAGGTTACCCAAGGTCTGTCCTGTAGCGCTCTCAGCTATTTATTAATTGGCGTCTTGTTGTGTAAGGCTCAAATATGATTATCATCAACCCTCCAACTGTAAAGAGGCTTCCATAGAAATAAAATGAGTAGTTGTAGTCGGTAGTGATGTCGTATATGTAACCTGAAGGACGTAAACAAAAAAATcccgattttaaaaaaatcccaTTTATGTATCCCTCTATTCTCTTCGTTCATCTCCGAGCAAAGTAACAAAGAGTGACGCGATCGTAACTTCACTAATATTTTCTGTgctaaaaagaaacaaaagagaGTAATATAAGTATTTTAACGCAAAAATTCACTGCTCATTGTTTCATGAATTAAGTTCACTCTAGCTACATCGCGTTGCTTTACACCTGAACTACATTTATCCTGGTATCAATACGCCATCGGCACTTTATCACACATCATTTCAAGGTGTGGGTAGCGATAGCGACTGGCCTGATACACGCCCACGGCAACTTATGGACAATTGGCCAGTGTCCAGTGCGCATCGATTTCAGAAATTCAGTTGACTCAGTTGAAGCTATTTTCCAAGCAAATCGGCGTCCAAATCCGCGTACTCATGGACGACAAAAATGAAACCCAAGGCGACATTGTTACTAATTTTGCCAAACCTTCACATTCGTTAGACGCCAATTTCAGATGCGGGTGAAATAGTACTCTTAAAATGCTATTTCTTTAAAACTACAGACCCAGCAGGTAGTTATAAAAGAAGTTCCAACACAACGAAATTAATAGAATGCAGACGCAATGTTCTATTGATGTATAGCAACTTGAGTAGAAATCGTATTTTTCGTCCAGGTTGAAAGCTTTGTTTGCTCttatagaaatatatttttttatgacTTACTACCAGAAGAAAATATTGCTTCAGTACCTTTTTACAATACGGAAAAATACTGTATATTCGATTCGTATCATGGTTTGATAGCATGGTGTGCGGACTCTTACCCCGTGTTAGGAATGACTATAAGACAATCGAAAGACTATTATCTCAGGTTACTTGCgaatattaattttaaaatcgtTTGTAGATGAacttaaattttgacagggttTGAATAAACTTAGGTAGTTTTTAAAGCCCTTCAATTATTATCCTTAATCACTTTCTCTTGAAAGTGCGAAGTCGGATATGTATCTTCCTGTAAAATAATTCGTTTATAGTCTCATTGAAtgtcataaaatgaaataaatataattatattaaaAAAGTAATTCGAACTTTgacttttttgttaaaagtgatTCACTTTCTATAGGAGTAGACAAGACAAGGGTTTATCAAGTAGCAATTGAAATAGCAACACATAAGACGAGACATTGTAAATCTGATACTTAACCTCCACATGGCGGTCCAATCAGTGATCCGATGGCGATGAAAAATGTTCCTATGCCAATACCTGCTGTTAAGAAGTCAGGACCAACGATATCTCGTACTACTTGTGGCATCAGTCCGAAAAATGTGCCGACAGGAATTCCAAGAATGGATGCGTAGACCATGTAGGAGACGTAGGTCTTTGCCAAGGGACTTGCCAGGTTACACACCCCGGCAAAACACAAAGTGAGCGCGTACAGTTTAAAGGTTGAAACGCATCTTTGCGTGAAATGCAGAATCACTGGAATCACAAGCTTTCCGATTATTCCCGCCAAACCCATCAATGAGACAATTAAGGATATATCTGCACCACTACCCAAATTTTTATCCTCTGCACGCGCCACAAGATGTGCCGGTAGTCCATAATAACCTATTCCAATTGATATAGTACTGGCAACGGTAAACAGGACGAAGGTAGGATAAATTTTAAATAGCCCAAAATCACAGGTATCTGTGGTGCGTGACAAGAACAATTTCAGACATTTAGCTTCACCAGACGTCTGCTCTGATcgattatttttgttattttccgGATCCTCTTCTGGA
Proteins encoded in this window:
- the LOC139147050 gene encoding monocarboxylate transporter 12-like → MTSSQPRGDEAAAADSGVPKLGFGYAIIMPACIGVIAFFIRKRFALANVLAGCGAGLAVFIFPPLLQILIENYGWRGSVIVFSALNAQMGISAALFRAPEEDPENNKNNRSEQTSGEAKCLKLFLSRTTDTCDFGLFKIYPTFVLFTVASTISIGIGYYGLPAHLVARAEDKNLGSGADISLIVSLMGLAGIIGKLVIPVILHFTQRCVSTFKLYALTLCFAGVCNLASPLAKTYVSYMVYASILGIPVGTFFGLMPQVVRDIVGPDFLTAGIGIGTFFIAIGSLIGPPCGG
- the LOC139147799 gene encoding uncharacterized protein — its product is MERISFDYSMKSIPMPSIKAYMTQFIAMVDSFFGNIRWAYINKNKKDDSDDQRSFDGKYGFRSRKQPPQVEELKPFEEAVLNLVDNIKFRKVNDSFQRKLKSDIREIKKSGKIFVPADKTRNFYKVSADCYQKMLRDNITKSYKLANNSVYNEINSEAKEIASELNIAERMDTLAKRQAFITLKHHKDNFMNNPTCRLINPTKSEMGKKISCVNRLILRENILQFLMSDEVVDIIMHSRKTLLFDDITPWIKRENKDLFDVAMGSFDGAEICELVGLYILGTLAKKYDKNHIGLYRDDGLGVLSKADKIRKEITKIFRDIGLKITIETNQKITNFLDVTFNLNDGKFYPYRKPNDQTMYVRKQSNHPPIIINHIPDAISKRISTISSDKGIFGKYKGQYNTALKASGYTEQIEFTRTNQSARRSNNRKRHITWFNPPFSKNVETNIGRKFLQLVDKYFPKGSKLHKTFNRNTIKPRGDEATAADTEVPTRGERSKDGGCLGWLVVLGAHICNLFVFGAYQAIGPLFVVIQRHFEETSARTSWIIALLAAVENGLAPLSNVFVKKIGFRKTVLLGTIISSIGYFVSAFADRIEILYFSIGLVVGFGYALIIPACIGILPFFVRKRFALANVIAASGAGLAIFIFPQLLQALIDKYGWQGAIIVFSALNAQMAISAALFRAPRQNIRENDATEEKCAEAKGLKRHWTRIADVCDLEIFTNYPTFVLFLLACAISIGMGYSSLPVHLLARAESKNLGSSTEIALIVSVMGLAGIIGRLIIPSILYVTKKYVASIKVFAFALCFTGVCNLASPLATDYISYITYSFILGIPVGVFSGLMPQVAKDILGPKLLTAGVGVTTLFVALGSLVGPPCGGYIYDVTQDYNYTFYFYGSLLTFGGLLIFVLEPCTSRRQRAAESTTKEKTSDDPELQNMYVAEAATLTSRNSR